Proteins encoded together in one Lutra lutra chromosome 4, mLutLut1.2, whole genome shotgun sequence window:
- the FUBP1 gene encoding far upstream element-binding protein 1 isoform X8 produces the protein MADYSTVPPPSSGSAGGGGGGGGGGGVNDAFKDALQRARQIAAKIGGDAGTSLNSNDYGYGGQKRPLEDGDGSWTSPSSTTHWEGMPSPFKDQPDAKKVAPQNDSFGTQLPPMHQQQSRSVMTEEYKVPDGMVGFIIGRGGEQISRIQQESGCKIQIAPDSGGLPERSCMLTGTPESVQSAKRLLDQIVEKGRPAPGFHHGDGPGNAVQEIMIPASKAGLVIGKGGETIKQLQERAGVKMVMIQDGPQNTGADKPLRITGDPYKVQQAKEMVLELIRDQGGFREVRNEYGSRIGGNEGIDVPIPRFAVGIVIGRNGEMIKKIQNDAGVRIQFKPDDGTTPDRIAQITGPPDRCQHAAEIITDLLRSVQAGNPGGPGPGGRGRGRGQGNWNMGPPGGLQEFNFIVPTGKTGLIIGKGGETIKSISQQSGARIELQRNPPPNADPNMKLFTIRGTPQQIDYARQLIEEKIGGPVNPLGPPVPHGPHGVPGPHGPPGPPGPGTPMGPYNPAPYNPGPPGPAPHGPPAPYAPQGWGNAYPHWQQQAPPDPAKAGTDPNSAAWAAYYAHYYQQQAQPPPAAPAGAPTTTQTNGQGDQQNPAPAGQVDYTKAWEEYYKKMGQAVPAPTGAPPGGQPDYSAAWAEYYRQQAAYYAQTSPQGMPQHPPAPQCLPRPSTLGSAAKSNSAEDAASTKS, from the exons ATGGCAGACTACTCAACAGTGCCTCCACCTTCTTCTGGCTCAGCTGGTggtggaggcggcggcggcggtggtggGGGAGTTAACGATGCTTTCAAAGATGCGCTGCAGAGAGCACGGCAG attgcagCAAAAATTGGAGGTGATGCTGGTACATCACTGAATTCAAATGACTATGGTTATGGGGGACAAAAAAGACCTTTGGAAGATGGAG aTGGCTCTTGGACAAGTCCGAGCAGTACAACACACTGGGAGGGAATGCCCTCTCCTTTTAAAG ATCAACCAGATGCTAAGAAAGTTGCTCCTCAAAATGACT CTTTTGGAACACAGTTACCACCGATGCATCAGCAGCAAAG cAGGTCTGTAATGACAGAAGAATACAAAGTTCCAGATGGAATGGTTGGATTTA tAATTGGCAGAGGTGGTGAACAGATTTCACGCATACAACAAGAATCTGGATGCAAAATACAGATAGCTCCTG aCAGTGGTGGCCTTCCAGAAAGGTCTTGTATGCTAACTGGAACACCTGAATCTGTCCA ATCAGCAAAACGATTATTGGACCAGATTGTTGAAAAAGGAAGACCAGCCCCTGGCTTCCACCATGGTGATGGACCAGGAAATGCAGTTCAAGAAATCATGATTCCAGCTAGCAAGGCAGGATTAGTTATTGGAAAGGGGGGAGAAACTATTAAACAACTTCAG GAGCGGGCTGGAGTTAAAATGGTTATGATTCAAGATGGACCTCAGAACACTGGTGCTGACAAACCTCTTAGGATTACAGGAGACCCATACAAAGTACAG CAAGCCAAGGAAATGGTGTTAGAGTTAATCCGTGATCAAGGTGGTTTCAGAGAAGTTCGAAATGAGTATGGGTCAAGAATAGGAGGAAATGAAGGGATAGAT GTCCCCATTCCAAGATTTGCTGTTGGCATTGTAataggaagaaatggagagatgattaaaaaaatacaaaatgatgcTGGTGTTCGAATTCAGTTTAAGCCAG atgATGGAACAACACCTGATAGAATAGCACAAATAACAGGACCTCCAGACCGATGTCAGCATGCTGCAGAAATTATTACAGACCTTCTTCGAAGTGTTCAG gCTGGTAATCCTGGTGGACCTGGACCTGGTGGTCGAGGAAGAGGTAGAGGTCAAGGCAACTGGAACATGGGACCACCTGGTGGACTACAggaatttaatttcattgtaccaactgggaaaactggattAATAATAGGAAAAG gaggTGAAACCATAAAAAGCATAAGCCAACAGTCTGGTGCAAGAATAGAACTTCAGAGAAATCCTCCACCTAATGCAGATCCtaatatgaaattatttacaaTTCGTGGCACTCCACAGCAAATAGACTATGCGCGGCAACTTATAGAAGAAAAGATTGGT gGTCCAGTAAATCCTttagggccacctgtaccccatgGGCCCCATGGTGTCCCAGGCCCCCATGGACCTCCTGGGCCTCCAGGGCCTGGAACTCCAATGGGACCATACAACCCTGCACCTTACAATCCAGGACCACCTGGTCCTGCTCCTCA tggtcCTCCAGCTCCTTATGCTCCCCAGGGGTGGGGAAATGCATATCCACACTGgcagcaacaggcccctcctgaTCCAG CTAAGGCAGGAACGGATCCAAATTCAGCAGCTTGGGCTGCCTATTATGCTCACTATTATCAACAGCAAGCACAGCCACCACCTGCCGCTCCTGCTGGTGCACCAACTACAACCCAAACCAATGGACAAG GAGATCAGCAGAATCCAGCCCCAGCTGGACAGGTTGATTATACCAAGGCTTGGGAAGAGTATTACAAGAAAATGG GTCAAGCGGTTCCTGCTCCTACTGGTGCTCCACCAGGTGGTCAGCCAGATTATAGTGCAGCCTGGGCTGAGTACTATAGACAACAAGCAGCCTACTATGCCCAGACAAGTCCCCAGGGAATGCCACAGCATCCTCCAGCACCTCAG TGCCTTCCCAGACCTTCCACCTTAGGTTCTGCTGCAAAAAGCAACAG
- the FUBP1 gene encoding far upstream element-binding protein 1 isoform X13 yields MADYSTVPPPSSGSAGGGGGGGGGGGVNDAFKDALQRARQIAAKIGGDAGTSLNSNDYGYGGQKRPLEDGDQPDAKKVAPQNDSFGTQLPPMHQQQSRSVMTEEYKVPDGMVGFIIGRGGEQISRIQQESGCKIQIAPDSGGLPERSCMLTGTPESVQSAKRLLDQIVEKGRPAPGFHHGDGPGNAVQEIMIPASKAGLVIGKGGETIKQLQERAGVKMVMIQDGPQNTGADKPLRITGDPYKVQQAKEMVLELIRDQGGFREVRNEYGSRIGGNEGIDVPIPRFAVGIVIGRNGEMIKKIQNDAGVRIQFKPDDGTTPDRIAQITGPPDRCQHAAEIITDLLRSVQAGNPGGPGPGGRGRGRGQGNWNMGPPGGLQEFNFIVPTGKTGLIIGKGGETIKSISQQSGARIELQRNPPPNADPNMKLFTIRGTPQQIDYARQLIEEKIGGPVNPLGPPVPHGPHGVPGPHGPPGPPGPGTPMGPYNPAPYNPGPPGPAPHGPPAPYAPQGWGNAYPHWQQQAPPDPAKAGTDPNSAAWAAYYAHYYQQQAQPPPAAPAGAPTTTQTNGQGDQQNPAPAGQVDYTKAWEEYYKKMGQAVPAPTGAPPGGQPDYSAAWAEYYRQQAAYYAQTSPQGMPQHPPAPQCLPRPSTLGSAAKSNSAEDAASTKS; encoded by the exons ATGGCAGACTACTCAACAGTGCCTCCACCTTCTTCTGGCTCAGCTGGTggtggaggcggcggcggcggtggtggGGGAGTTAACGATGCTTTCAAAGATGCGCTGCAGAGAGCACGGCAG attgcagCAAAAATTGGAGGTGATGCTGGTACATCACTGAATTCAAATGACTATGGTTATGGGGGACAAAAAAGACCTTTGGAAGATGGAG ATCAACCAGATGCTAAGAAAGTTGCTCCTCAAAATGACT CTTTTGGAACACAGTTACCACCGATGCATCAGCAGCAAAG cAGGTCTGTAATGACAGAAGAATACAAAGTTCCAGATGGAATGGTTGGATTTA tAATTGGCAGAGGTGGTGAACAGATTTCACGCATACAACAAGAATCTGGATGCAAAATACAGATAGCTCCTG aCAGTGGTGGCCTTCCAGAAAGGTCTTGTATGCTAACTGGAACACCTGAATCTGTCCA ATCAGCAAAACGATTATTGGACCAGATTGTTGAAAAAGGAAGACCAGCCCCTGGCTTCCACCATGGTGATGGACCAGGAAATGCAGTTCAAGAAATCATGATTCCAGCTAGCAAGGCAGGATTAGTTATTGGAAAGGGGGGAGAAACTATTAAACAACTTCAG GAGCGGGCTGGAGTTAAAATGGTTATGATTCAAGATGGACCTCAGAACACTGGTGCTGACAAACCTCTTAGGATTACAGGAGACCCATACAAAGTACAG CAAGCCAAGGAAATGGTGTTAGAGTTAATCCGTGATCAAGGTGGTTTCAGAGAAGTTCGAAATGAGTATGGGTCAAGAATAGGAGGAAATGAAGGGATAGAT GTCCCCATTCCAAGATTTGCTGTTGGCATTGTAataggaagaaatggagagatgattaaaaaaatacaaaatgatgcTGGTGTTCGAATTCAGTTTAAGCCAG atgATGGAACAACACCTGATAGAATAGCACAAATAACAGGACCTCCAGACCGATGTCAGCATGCTGCAGAAATTATTACAGACCTTCTTCGAAGTGTTCAG gCTGGTAATCCTGGTGGACCTGGACCTGGTGGTCGAGGAAGAGGTAGAGGTCAAGGCAACTGGAACATGGGACCACCTGGTGGACTACAggaatttaatttcattgtaccaactgggaaaactggattAATAATAGGAAAAG gaggTGAAACCATAAAAAGCATAAGCCAACAGTCTGGTGCAAGAATAGAACTTCAGAGAAATCCTCCACCTAATGCAGATCCtaatatgaaattatttacaaTTCGTGGCACTCCACAGCAAATAGACTATGCGCGGCAACTTATAGAAGAAAAGATTGGT gGTCCAGTAAATCCTttagggccacctgtaccccatgGGCCCCATGGTGTCCCAGGCCCCCATGGACCTCCTGGGCCTCCAGGGCCTGGAACTCCAATGGGACCATACAACCCTGCACCTTACAATCCAGGACCACCTGGTCCTGCTCCTCA tggtcCTCCAGCTCCTTATGCTCCCCAGGGGTGGGGAAATGCATATCCACACTGgcagcaacaggcccctcctgaTCCAG CTAAGGCAGGAACGGATCCAAATTCAGCAGCTTGGGCTGCCTATTATGCTCACTATTATCAACAGCAAGCACAGCCACCACCTGCCGCTCCTGCTGGTGCACCAACTACAACCCAAACCAATGGACAAG GAGATCAGCAGAATCCAGCCCCAGCTGGACAGGTTGATTATACCAAGGCTTGGGAAGAGTATTACAAGAAAATGG GTCAAGCGGTTCCTGCTCCTACTGGTGCTCCACCAGGTGGTCAGCCAGATTATAGTGCAGCCTGGGCTGAGTACTATAGACAACAAGCAGCCTACTATGCCCAGACAAGTCCCCAGGGAATGCCACAGCATCCTCCAGCACCTCAG TGCCTTCCCAGACCTTCCACCTTAGGTTCTGCTGCAAAAAGCAACAG
- the FUBP1 gene encoding far upstream element-binding protein 1 isoform X14, producing MADYSTVPPPSSGSAGGGGGGGGGGGVNDAFKDALQRARQIAAKIGGDAGTSLNSNDYGYGGQKRPLEDGDQPDAKKVAPQNDSFGTQLPPMHQQQRSVMTEEYKVPDGMVGFIIGRGGEQISRIQQESGCKIQIAPDSGGLPERSCMLTGTPESVQSAKRLLDQIVEKGRPAPGFHHGDGPGNAVQEIMIPASKAGLVIGKGGETIKQLQERAGVKMVMIQDGPQNTGADKPLRITGDPYKVQQAKEMVLELIRDQGGFREVRNEYGSRIGGNEGIDVPIPRFAVGIVIGRNGEMIKKIQNDAGVRIQFKPDDGTTPDRIAQITGPPDRCQHAAEIITDLLRSVQAGNPGGPGPGGRGRGRGQGNWNMGPPGGLQEFNFIVPTGKTGLIIGKGGETIKSISQQSGARIELQRNPPPNADPNMKLFTIRGTPQQIDYARQLIEEKIGGPVNPLGPPVPHGPHGVPGPHGPPGPPGPGTPMGPYNPAPYNPGPPGPAPHGPPAPYAPQGWGNAYPHWQQQAPPDPAKAGTDPNSAAWAAYYAHYYQQQAQPPPAAPAGAPTTTQTNGQGDQQNPAPAGQVDYTKAWEEYYKKMGQAVPAPTGAPPGGQPDYSAAWAEYYRQQAAYYAQTSPQGMPQHPPAPQCLPRPSTLGSAAKSNSAEDAASTKS from the exons ATGGCAGACTACTCAACAGTGCCTCCACCTTCTTCTGGCTCAGCTGGTggtggaggcggcggcggcggtggtggGGGAGTTAACGATGCTTTCAAAGATGCGCTGCAGAGAGCACGGCAG attgcagCAAAAATTGGAGGTGATGCTGGTACATCACTGAATTCAAATGACTATGGTTATGGGGGACAAAAAAGACCTTTGGAAGATGGAG ATCAACCAGATGCTAAGAAAGTTGCTCCTCAAAATGACT CTTTTGGAACACAGTTACCACCGATGCATCAGCAGCAAAG GTCTGTAATGACAGAAGAATACAAAGTTCCAGATGGAATGGTTGGATTTA tAATTGGCAGAGGTGGTGAACAGATTTCACGCATACAACAAGAATCTGGATGCAAAATACAGATAGCTCCTG aCAGTGGTGGCCTTCCAGAAAGGTCTTGTATGCTAACTGGAACACCTGAATCTGTCCA ATCAGCAAAACGATTATTGGACCAGATTGTTGAAAAAGGAAGACCAGCCCCTGGCTTCCACCATGGTGATGGACCAGGAAATGCAGTTCAAGAAATCATGATTCCAGCTAGCAAGGCAGGATTAGTTATTGGAAAGGGGGGAGAAACTATTAAACAACTTCAG GAGCGGGCTGGAGTTAAAATGGTTATGATTCAAGATGGACCTCAGAACACTGGTGCTGACAAACCTCTTAGGATTACAGGAGACCCATACAAAGTACAG CAAGCCAAGGAAATGGTGTTAGAGTTAATCCGTGATCAAGGTGGTTTCAGAGAAGTTCGAAATGAGTATGGGTCAAGAATAGGAGGAAATGAAGGGATAGAT GTCCCCATTCCAAGATTTGCTGTTGGCATTGTAataggaagaaatggagagatgattaaaaaaatacaaaatgatgcTGGTGTTCGAATTCAGTTTAAGCCAG atgATGGAACAACACCTGATAGAATAGCACAAATAACAGGACCTCCAGACCGATGTCAGCATGCTGCAGAAATTATTACAGACCTTCTTCGAAGTGTTCAG gCTGGTAATCCTGGTGGACCTGGACCTGGTGGTCGAGGAAGAGGTAGAGGTCAAGGCAACTGGAACATGGGACCACCTGGTGGACTACAggaatttaatttcattgtaccaactgggaaaactggattAATAATAGGAAAAG gaggTGAAACCATAAAAAGCATAAGCCAACAGTCTGGTGCAAGAATAGAACTTCAGAGAAATCCTCCACCTAATGCAGATCCtaatatgaaattatttacaaTTCGTGGCACTCCACAGCAAATAGACTATGCGCGGCAACTTATAGAAGAAAAGATTGGT gGTCCAGTAAATCCTttagggccacctgtaccccatgGGCCCCATGGTGTCCCAGGCCCCCATGGACCTCCTGGGCCTCCAGGGCCTGGAACTCCAATGGGACCATACAACCCTGCACCTTACAATCCAGGACCACCTGGTCCTGCTCCTCA tggtcCTCCAGCTCCTTATGCTCCCCAGGGGTGGGGAAATGCATATCCACACTGgcagcaacaggcccctcctgaTCCAG CTAAGGCAGGAACGGATCCAAATTCAGCAGCTTGGGCTGCCTATTATGCTCACTATTATCAACAGCAAGCACAGCCACCACCTGCCGCTCCTGCTGGTGCACCAACTACAACCCAAACCAATGGACAAG GAGATCAGCAGAATCCAGCCCCAGCTGGACAGGTTGATTATACCAAGGCTTGGGAAGAGTATTACAAGAAAATGG GTCAAGCGGTTCCTGCTCCTACTGGTGCTCCACCAGGTGGTCAGCCAGATTATAGTGCAGCCTGGGCTGAGTACTATAGACAACAAGCAGCCTACTATGCCCAGACAAGTCCCCAGGGAATGCCACAGCATCCTCCAGCACCTCAG TGCCTTCCCAGACCTTCCACCTTAGGTTCTGCTGCAAAAAGCAACAG
- the FUBP1 gene encoding far upstream element-binding protein 1 isoform X15, with protein MADYSTVPPPSSGSAGGGGGGGGGGGVNDAFKDALQRARQIAAKIGGDAGTSLNSNDYGYGGQKRPLEDGDQPDAKKVAPQNDSFGTQLPPMHQQQRSVMTEEYKVPDGMVGFIIGRGGEQISRIQQESGCKIQIAPDSGGLPERSCMLTGTPESVQSAKRLLDQIVEKGRPAPGFHHGDGPGNAVQEIMIPASKAGLVIGKGGETIKQLQERAGVKMVMIQDGPQNTGADKPLRITGDPYKVQQAKEMVLELIRDQGGFREVRNEYGSRIGGNEGIDVPIPRFAVGIVIGRNGEMIKKIQNDAGVRIQFKPDDGTTPDRIAQITGPPDRCQHAAEIITDLLRSVQAGNPGGPGPGGRGRGRGQGNWNMGPPGGLQEFNFIVPTGKTGLIIGKGGETIKSISQQSGARIELQRNPPPNADPNMKLFTIRGTPQQIDYARQLIEEKIGGPVNPLGPPVPHGPHGVPGPHGPPGPPGPGTPMGPYNPAPYNPGPPGPAPHGPPAPYAPQGWGNAYPHWQQQAPPDPAKAGTDPNSAAWAAYYAHYYQQQAQPPPAAPAGAPTTTQTNGQGDQQNPAPAGQVDYTKAWEEYYKKMGQAVPAPTGAPPGGQPDYSAAWAEYYRQQAAYYAQTSPQGMPQHPPAPQCRFDPASIELAL; from the exons ATGGCAGACTACTCAACAGTGCCTCCACCTTCTTCTGGCTCAGCTGGTggtggaggcggcggcggcggtggtggGGGAGTTAACGATGCTTTCAAAGATGCGCTGCAGAGAGCACGGCAG attgcagCAAAAATTGGAGGTGATGCTGGTACATCACTGAATTCAAATGACTATGGTTATGGGGGACAAAAAAGACCTTTGGAAGATGGAG ATCAACCAGATGCTAAGAAAGTTGCTCCTCAAAATGACT CTTTTGGAACACAGTTACCACCGATGCATCAGCAGCAAAG GTCTGTAATGACAGAAGAATACAAAGTTCCAGATGGAATGGTTGGATTTA tAATTGGCAGAGGTGGTGAACAGATTTCACGCATACAACAAGAATCTGGATGCAAAATACAGATAGCTCCTG aCAGTGGTGGCCTTCCAGAAAGGTCTTGTATGCTAACTGGAACACCTGAATCTGTCCA ATCAGCAAAACGATTATTGGACCAGATTGTTGAAAAAGGAAGACCAGCCCCTGGCTTCCACCATGGTGATGGACCAGGAAATGCAGTTCAAGAAATCATGATTCCAGCTAGCAAGGCAGGATTAGTTATTGGAAAGGGGGGAGAAACTATTAAACAACTTCAG GAGCGGGCTGGAGTTAAAATGGTTATGATTCAAGATGGACCTCAGAACACTGGTGCTGACAAACCTCTTAGGATTACAGGAGACCCATACAAAGTACAG CAAGCCAAGGAAATGGTGTTAGAGTTAATCCGTGATCAAGGTGGTTTCAGAGAAGTTCGAAATGAGTATGGGTCAAGAATAGGAGGAAATGAAGGGATAGAT GTCCCCATTCCAAGATTTGCTGTTGGCATTGTAataggaagaaatggagagatgattaaaaaaatacaaaatgatgcTGGTGTTCGAATTCAGTTTAAGCCAG atgATGGAACAACACCTGATAGAATAGCACAAATAACAGGACCTCCAGACCGATGTCAGCATGCTGCAGAAATTATTACAGACCTTCTTCGAAGTGTTCAG gCTGGTAATCCTGGTGGACCTGGACCTGGTGGTCGAGGAAGAGGTAGAGGTCAAGGCAACTGGAACATGGGACCACCTGGTGGACTACAggaatttaatttcattgtaccaactgggaaaactggattAATAATAGGAAAAG gaggTGAAACCATAAAAAGCATAAGCCAACAGTCTGGTGCAAGAATAGAACTTCAGAGAAATCCTCCACCTAATGCAGATCCtaatatgaaattatttacaaTTCGTGGCACTCCACAGCAAATAGACTATGCGCGGCAACTTATAGAAGAAAAGATTGGT gGTCCAGTAAATCCTttagggccacctgtaccccatgGGCCCCATGGTGTCCCAGGCCCCCATGGACCTCCTGGGCCTCCAGGGCCTGGAACTCCAATGGGACCATACAACCCTGCACCTTACAATCCAGGACCACCTGGTCCTGCTCCTCA tggtcCTCCAGCTCCTTATGCTCCCCAGGGGTGGGGAAATGCATATCCACACTGgcagcaacaggcccctcctgaTCCAG CTAAGGCAGGAACGGATCCAAATTCAGCAGCTTGGGCTGCCTATTATGCTCACTATTATCAACAGCAAGCACAGCCACCACCTGCCGCTCCTGCTGGTGCACCAACTACAACCCAAACCAATGGACAAG GAGATCAGCAGAATCCAGCCCCAGCTGGACAGGTTGATTATACCAAGGCTTGGGAAGAGTATTACAAGAAAATGG GTCAAGCGGTTCCTGCTCCTACTGGTGCTCCACCAGGTGGTCAGCCAGATTATAGTGCAGCCTGGGCTGAGTACTATAGACAACAAGCAGCCTACTATGCCCAGACAAGTCCCCAGGGAATGCCACAGCATCCTCCAGCACCTCAG TGCAGGTTTGATCCAGCCAGTATAGAACTAGCTCTGTAG
- the FUBP1 gene encoding far upstream element-binding protein 1 isoform X1 yields MADYSTVPPPSSGSAGGGGGGGGGGGVNDAFKDALQRARQIAAKIGGDAGTSLNSNDYGYGGQKRPLEDGDGSWTSPSSTTHWEGMPSPFKDQPDAKKVAPQNDSFGTQLPPMHQQQSRSVMTEEYKVPDGMVGFIIGRGGEQISRIQQESGCKIQIAPDSGGLPERSCMLTGTPESVQSAKRLLDQIVEKGRPAPGFHHGDGPGNAVQEIMIPASKAGLVIGKGGETIKQLQERAGVKMVMIQDGPQNTGADKPLRITGDPYKVQQAKEMVLELIRDQGGFREVRNEYGSRIGGNEGIDVPIPRFAVGIVIGRNGEMIKKIQNDAGVRIQFKPDDGTTPDRIAQITGPPDRCQHAAEIITDLLRSVQAGNPGGPGPGGRGRGRGQGNWNMGPPGGLQEFNFIVPTGKTGLIIGKGGETIKSISQQSGARIELQRNPPPNADPNMKLFTIRGTPQQIDYARQLIEEKIGGPVNPLGPPVPHGPHGVPGPHGPPGPPGPGTPMGPYNPAPYNPGPPGPAPHGPPAPYAPQGWGNAYPHWQQQAPPDPAKAGTDPNSAAWAAYYAHYYQQQAQPPPAAPAGAPTTTQTNGQGNYGDQQNPAPAGQVDYTKAWEEYYKKMGQQGQTQDYSKAWEEYYKKQGQAVPAPTGAPPGGQPDYSAAWAEYYRQQAAYYAQTSPQGMPQHPPAPQCLPRPSTLGSAAKSNSAEDAASTKS; encoded by the exons ATGGCAGACTACTCAACAGTGCCTCCACCTTCTTCTGGCTCAGCTGGTggtggaggcggcggcggcggtggtggGGGAGTTAACGATGCTTTCAAAGATGCGCTGCAGAGAGCACGGCAG attgcagCAAAAATTGGAGGTGATGCTGGTACATCACTGAATTCAAATGACTATGGTTATGGGGGACAAAAAAGACCTTTGGAAGATGGAG aTGGCTCTTGGACAAGTCCGAGCAGTACAACACACTGGGAGGGAATGCCCTCTCCTTTTAAAG ATCAACCAGATGCTAAGAAAGTTGCTCCTCAAAATGACT CTTTTGGAACACAGTTACCACCGATGCATCAGCAGCAAAG cAGGTCTGTAATGACAGAAGAATACAAAGTTCCAGATGGAATGGTTGGATTTA tAATTGGCAGAGGTGGTGAACAGATTTCACGCATACAACAAGAATCTGGATGCAAAATACAGATAGCTCCTG aCAGTGGTGGCCTTCCAGAAAGGTCTTGTATGCTAACTGGAACACCTGAATCTGTCCA ATCAGCAAAACGATTATTGGACCAGATTGTTGAAAAAGGAAGACCAGCCCCTGGCTTCCACCATGGTGATGGACCAGGAAATGCAGTTCAAGAAATCATGATTCCAGCTAGCAAGGCAGGATTAGTTATTGGAAAGGGGGGAGAAACTATTAAACAACTTCAG GAGCGGGCTGGAGTTAAAATGGTTATGATTCAAGATGGACCTCAGAACACTGGTGCTGACAAACCTCTTAGGATTACAGGAGACCCATACAAAGTACAG CAAGCCAAGGAAATGGTGTTAGAGTTAATCCGTGATCAAGGTGGTTTCAGAGAAGTTCGAAATGAGTATGGGTCAAGAATAGGAGGAAATGAAGGGATAGAT GTCCCCATTCCAAGATTTGCTGTTGGCATTGTAataggaagaaatggagagatgattaaaaaaatacaaaatgatgcTGGTGTTCGAATTCAGTTTAAGCCAG atgATGGAACAACACCTGATAGAATAGCACAAATAACAGGACCTCCAGACCGATGTCAGCATGCTGCAGAAATTATTACAGACCTTCTTCGAAGTGTTCAG gCTGGTAATCCTGGTGGACCTGGACCTGGTGGTCGAGGAAGAGGTAGAGGTCAAGGCAACTGGAACATGGGACCACCTGGTGGACTACAggaatttaatttcattgtaccaactgggaaaactggattAATAATAGGAAAAG gaggTGAAACCATAAAAAGCATAAGCCAACAGTCTGGTGCAAGAATAGAACTTCAGAGAAATCCTCCACCTAATGCAGATCCtaatatgaaattatttacaaTTCGTGGCACTCCACAGCAAATAGACTATGCGCGGCAACTTATAGAAGAAAAGATTGGT gGTCCAGTAAATCCTttagggccacctgtaccccatgGGCCCCATGGTGTCCCAGGCCCCCATGGACCTCCTGGGCCTCCAGGGCCTGGAACTCCAATGGGACCATACAACCCTGCACCTTACAATCCAGGACCACCTGGTCCTGCTCCTCA tggtcCTCCAGCTCCTTATGCTCCCCAGGGGTGGGGAAATGCATATCCACACTGgcagcaacaggcccctcctgaTCCAG CTAAGGCAGGAACGGATCCAAATTCAGCAGCTTGGGCTGCCTATTATGCTCACTATTATCAACAGCAAGCACAGCCACCACCTGCCGCTCCTGCTGGTGCACCAACTACAACCCAAACCAATGGACAAGGTAACTATG GAGATCAGCAGAATCCAGCCCCAGCTGGACAGGTTGATTATACCAAGGCTTGGGAAGAGTATTACAAGAAAATGG GTCAACAAGGGCAGACACAAGATTATTCAAAAGCTTGGGAGGAATATTACAAGAAGCAAG GTCAAGCGGTTCCTGCTCCTACTGGTGCTCCACCAGGTGGTCAGCCAGATTATAGTGCAGCCTGGGCTGAGTACTATAGACAACAAGCAGCCTACTATGCCCAGACAAGTCCCCAGGGAATGCCACAGCATCCTCCAGCACCTCAG TGCCTTCCCAGACCTTCCACCTTAGGTTCTGCTGCAAAAAGCAACAG